The sequence GACTTTCTGCTCAGAATCGCGGCCGAGATCGGACTGGTAAACCTTGTCGTTCTGGTTTATCACGAAGCTCATCACGCCGGTTTGACCATAGCTGACCGGCCAGGCCACCATCGCGAAACCGTTATTATCCGGCAGGATGCGGAAGCGATAGCCGTGGTATCCCGCCCCAGGCTCTTTCGGACTGAACGCCGGACCAAGTGGGCTTGGCGTTTCGCCTGGCGAGACGGGCCAGTACAAACCATCCTTTTTCCCGTCCGCGCTGACAATTTTCTGCGCGTATTTCTGGTTCAGCGCAAAATAGTTCTGCTGGGCATCCACATAGGCATGTAAGGCTTCAATGGCGGCAAGCTCGTTACGCCCAATCTCGCGGGTCAGGATCTCCTCGGCCCCTTCTTTCATGTCAAATTGCCAGCCGGAAGCGGTTTTAACCACCGGGATGGGAAGCTGCCAGCCGCTGTCTCCGACAGCAAGATGTGCTGTGTTACCCTCGACAACCGTGTTGTGCCGGACTTTCCAGTCACGCAGGAAGCGAGCAACGGCATCAGGATCTACCCCTTCAGGCGGCAGAAAGTCGCGCCAGTTTTCGCCGAGCAGATTGCTCATCGCACTTTCGTTTTGCTCGCTGATGGCGCTAGCCAGCGCATCTGTTGCCTGTTCTGGCGTGCTGAAAGATTGCTGCGCCATCGCGGACGCCGACATCATGAACACCACCATTCCACAGAGAAGTTTATTTTTCATGTTTGCTCCCTTAACGATGACGGAATTCACGGTGTTCAACACGTCCGGCAGATGCCTGACGCGGCGGCTGATGACGGGCAGCCAGTTGTCTGCTTTGCGAACCACGCTGCTGCTGGGCTTGCCAGTTGGCGGAGCGACTGTCGTTACCGCTCAGCGCATTCGCCCTGGGCTGACTGGTTCGCTGCTGGAGCGCGTGTTGTTGCGCAGGTTGTGAGATTCGTTTCTCCTGTCGCTGCGTTGCGGTCTGGCGGTTTTCGCGCTGCTGTGTGGTTGTCCGCTTCGCCGTCTGAGTTTTGGTGTCATAGCCACGGTAGTTACTGCGCTGAGAAATCTGCTTGAGCTGTTCACTTGAGGCCTGCCGCTGTGCATCTTTAATCCCCGGGTGCGCAGTCTGTGGGAAGGTTTTGCCCGTCGATTTCTCCATCTGGCTGAGGGCGGCCTGACGCTGGCTATCGCGGTTAACCGGTTTTTGCTGTGTTGCGCTGAGCCCCGTAGCCGTGTTGGTGGAGTGGAAGCGCGTGTTGAGCTGGTTTGTCGGGTAGGGCACACCTTCCCGGTAGGCCGGGTTGTGCTGCCAGGTGCGGCTGGCGTCCGTCAGACGCTGACCACTGATTTTATTAAAGTTCTGAACGTTAATATTGATGTTGTTATCACCGTTGCGATTATAGCCGCCGTGATCCCAGTCATCGTCATGATGGTGATGATCCCAGTCATCATCGTCATCCCAGTCGATATTGCTGAAGATGGCGTAGGTTGTCGCCACGCCCAGGCTAAAGCCTAAGCCTTTCACCAGGCTGTCGGTAAATTGCTCTCCAGGCGAGGGCGGGAGATAGGTTGGCGGATACGCGCTGTTTGGCCAGGTACCGTAAACCGTATTGGGGTTATAGGTGGGGACGTAAACGACCTGCGGGTCAGCGGATTCAATTTTAATGACCGTGGGTGCGGGCGCGGTAGATGTGGTTGACTCGCTGGAGGTAGTTTTCGCTGGCGCCGGTTTTGTCACGGTGGTGACCGTCTGCTGAGGCGTGGATTGTAAAGCGCCGGTCTTCTGCGCCAGCGCGCGCAGGCGCTGAACGGAATCCATCACGTCCTTCGGCTGCGCGAGAAACGCATCGCCGAGGTTTTGTACCCACGGTGGATTCCCGCCCATCAGCGACATTAACTGAGGAAACGCCACCAGCGATTTCACGCTGGGATCCCACGGCTGGCTCGCCACCGCCTGAATCGCGGCATCGCCCTGCATGTTGGGGTTATCTTTTGACCACTGCGCGGCCTGGATAACGTTGGCCGGATAGGTCGATGCCATTAAAATTTGAGACAGCAGCGCGTCCGGGTAGAGCGCAATCGGGGCGACCCACTGATCGATTTGCGCGGCCGTGTAAGCTGGTGCGACAACGGGAGCGGGTTGGGCCGCAGGTGTTGCCACCTGTTGTTGGGCGACAGGCGCGGGAGCGACAGGCTCTGATGCACGGCTTTTGACAAACATCACGC comes from Enterobacter kobei and encodes:
- a CDS encoding DUF2950 family protein, translating into MKNKLLCGMVVFMMSASAMAQQSFSTPEQATDALASAISEQNESAMSNLLGENWRDFLPPEGVDPDAVARFLRDWKVRHNTVVEGNTAHLAVGDSGWQLPIPVVKTASGWQFDMKEGAEEILTREIGRNELAAIEALHAYVDAQQNYFALNQKYAQKIVSADGKKDGLYWPVSPGETPSPLGPAFSPKEPGAGYHGYRFRILPDNNGFAMVAWPVSYGQTGVMSFVINQNDKVYQSDLGRDSEQKVRVMTAYSPDKTWQPVEP
- a CDS encoding DUF3300 domain-containing protein, whose protein sequence is MKLPFKPHLLVLLCSTGLFAASGVMFVKSRASEPVAPAPVAQQQVATPAAQPAPVVAPAYTAAQIDQWVAPIALYPDALLSQILMASTYPANVIQAAQWSKDNPNMQGDAAIQAVASQPWDPSVKSLVAFPQLMSLMGGNPPWVQNLGDAFLAQPKDVMDSVQRLRALAQKTGALQSTPQQTVTTVTKPAPAKTTSSESTTSTAPAPTVIKIESADPQVVYVPTYNPNTVYGTWPNSAYPPTYLPPSPGEQFTDSLVKGLGFSLGVATTYAIFSNIDWDDDDDWDHHHHDDDWDHGGYNRNGDNNININVQNFNKISGQRLTDASRTWQHNPAYREGVPYPTNQLNTRFHSTNTATGLSATQQKPVNRDSQRQAALSQMEKSTGKTFPQTAHPGIKDAQRQASSEQLKQISQRSNYRGYDTKTQTAKRTTTQQRENRQTATQRQEKRISQPAQQHALQQRTSQPRANALSGNDSRSANWQAQQQRGSQSRQLAARHQPPRQASAGRVEHREFRHR